In Chryseobacterium gleum, a single genomic region encodes these proteins:
- a CDS encoding T9SS C-terminal target domain-containing protein encodes MLIYRLKNYFFLFSLLLISVSAFSQTRPVRKSEKIKPSAASLRAGAFIDVNVPPYTPSNYTPEQLVKNILINGGTNCTTANVTNVTVSPNHDVTNNNRFWGYFHKGTTNFPFTDGIVLTTGYASEAGNSYVAAVGQSVGTGSDADLVAATGANVSLTDAVALEFDFVPNSNQVKFNYIFASDEYTSNYPCLGYSDAFALLLKKVGDPTYTNLAVLPGTAGPVSATNIVPAGNGFTCGPINAAYFGGLANPHLLINYFGRTTPLTAVAEVIPGQTYHFKMVLADAKDSTHDSAVFLEGGSFDVGIKIVDETGVVLPGSINMCDNTPKQLKAQVAPIPGMTYQWYKDGVAIPGATSAIYVATQAGVYTVKVMVPGNQCPSEATITIIGGTSPTVQNAELKLCTTPSLTTFNLEAAKPLISTTQGAVFRFYANQADAQAQNNSYITNLTNYTGTDGQILYVLVSNGAFCSKIATLTLRKEETPTAVLTAPRLKICAGESVLLTATGGVTYEWGDAAATTGGIRTVSPTQTTTYTVYAIGAQGCKSLQPARITIEVVPAIVSNLKGGHICQGDKIILDAGSGPGYTYQWSSGETSQSITVGTPGVYSVTISNGVCSKEFKTEVIKAVIPEVIKVDYNETGTMIITASNPSNGILEYSVDNGVTWQSSNIFNNVPKNKIIAIRVRVKYTSCVGFLEFFTFVMKNVITPNGDNINDIIDFSGVVNYKDFSGQVFDRYGREVFKAEKIRPYWDGYFQGKKLPTSTYWYQVTFEDPASKELTVKTGWILLKNIE; translated from the coding sequence ATGTTAATTTATAGACTAAAAAACTATTTTTTCCTTTTTTCTCTTTTATTGATTTCTGTTTCTGCGTTTTCTCAAACGAGACCTGTCAGAAAATCAGAAAAGATAAAGCCTTCTGCAGCCAGCCTCAGGGCAGGAGCATTCATTGACGTGAATGTACCTCCTTATACTCCTTCAAACTATACTCCGGAGCAGCTGGTAAAGAATATTTTGATCAATGGCGGTACCAACTGTACAACAGCCAACGTTACGAATGTTACCGTATCTCCTAATCATGATGTGACCAACAACAACAGATTCTGGGGATATTTTCATAAAGGAACAACCAACTTCCCTTTTACGGATGGGATTGTGCTCACTACAGGGTATGCTTCTGAAGCAGGTAACAGCTACGTAGCAGCTGTAGGACAATCAGTAGGAACAGGGAGTGATGCAGACCTTGTAGCAGCTACCGGAGCCAATGTTAGCTTAACGGATGCGGTAGCCCTTGAATTTGATTTCGTTCCGAATTCCAATCAGGTAAAATTTAATTATATATTCGCTTCTGATGAGTATACTTCAAATTACCCTTGTCTCGGTTATTCTGATGCTTTTGCACTGTTGCTGAAGAAAGTAGGGGATCCTACTTATACCAATCTTGCGGTATTACCTGGAACTGCTGGTCCTGTAAGTGCAACCAATATCGTTCCTGCAGGAAACGGATTCACTTGCGGACCTATTAATGCTGCTTATTTTGGAGGATTGGCAAACCCGCACCTGCTTATTAATTATTTCGGAAGAACAACACCTTTAACGGCTGTTGCAGAAGTAATCCCAGGTCAGACTTACCATTTCAAAATGGTACTGGCAGATGCAAAGGACTCTACTCACGACTCAGCTGTATTCCTGGAAGGAGGATCTTTTGACGTTGGAATTAAGATTGTAGATGAAACAGGAGTGGTTTTACCGGGAAGCATCAATATGTGTGACAATACACCAAAACAGCTTAAAGCCCAGGTAGCCCCGATTCCGGGAATGACTTATCAGTGGTATAAAGACGGAGTGGCCATTCCGGGAGCAACTAGTGCTATATATGTAGCTACCCAGGCAGGAGTTTATACGGTAAAAGTAATGGTTCCGGGAAATCAGTGTCCTAGTGAAGCAACCATTACAATCATTGGAGGAACAAGTCCTACCGTACAAAATGCTGAACTTAAGCTCTGTACAACCCCTTCATTGACTACGTTTAATCTGGAAGCTGCTAAACCTCTCATCAGTACAACGCAGGGAGCGGTATTCCGTTTCTATGCCAATCAGGCTGATGCACAGGCTCAAAATAACAGCTATATCACGAATCTGACCAATTATACAGGCACGGATGGTCAAATATTATATGTGTTGGTTTCCAATGGAGCTTTCTGTAGTAAGATTGCAACCTTAACATTAAGGAAAGAAGAAACACCAACCGCTGTGCTGACGGCTCCAAGGTTAAAGATCTGTGCCGGTGAATCTGTATTATTAACTGCAACCGGCGGAGTAACCTATGAATGGGGTGATGCTGCTGCGACTACGGGAGGAATAAGAACTGTAAGTCCAACTCAGACCACTACGTATACTGTATATGCAATCGGAGCGCAAGGGTGTAAATCTCTTCAGCCTGCACGTATTACAATTGAAGTAGTTCCTGCTATTGTTTCAAATCTGAAAGGAGGTCATATCTGTCAGGGTGATAAAATTATCCTTGATGCAGGTTCAGGACCGGGATATACCTATCAGTGGAGTTCTGGCGAAACAAGTCAGAGCATTACAGTAGGTACTCCGGGAGTATATTCGGTAACGATCAGTAACGGAGTTTGTTCAAAAGAGTTCAAAACTGAGGTGATTAAAGCCGTAATTCCGGAAGTGATAAAAGTAGATTATAATGAAACCGGAACCATGATCATTACAGCAAGTAATCCAAGTAATGGTATTCTGGAATATTCCGTAGATAACGGAGTTACATGGCAGTCTTCAAATATATTTAACAATGTGCCTAAAAATAAAATCATTGCGATCAGGGTTAGAGTTAAATATACAAGCTGTGTAGGTTTCCTTGAATTTTTCACCTTCGTAATGAAAAATGTAATCACTCCAAACGGGGATAATATTAATGATATTATTGATTTCAGCGGAGTTGTCAACTATAAGGATTTCAGCGGACAGGTTTTCGACCGCTATGGAAGAGAAGTCTTCAAAGCAGAGAAAATCAGACCATATTGGGACGGATACTTCCAGGGCAAAAAACTTCCTACTTCAACGTACTGGTATCAGGTAACCTTTGAAGACCCTGCCAGTAAGGAACTTACTGTGAAAACAGGATGGATATTGCTTAAAAATATAGAATAA
- a CDS encoding choice-of-anchor L domain-containing protein, which translates to MLNRRRGNLFLALFLAFMGNFILAQNKGRVEIAAKPKAASLRAGVFIDVNAPSYPESGYPITQLINDVLISGGTTCTSSSVSNVTVSPNLSASNQNRSWGYFNKSNTNFPFSKGIILSTGYASKAGNVFQGTLSDDLGTGGDVDLANALGIGNNNLTNATSIEFDFVAASTEITFRYLFASKEYQQNFPCTITDGFALLLKKASDPTYTNLAVLPGGAGPVSVTNIHPQYQNCGPKNEAYYGGTNNAQIETNFNGRTIPLTAHATVIPGETYHFKIVLADYQDPNFDSAVFLEAGSFDIGVKILDPAGVQLPSSVNMCDNTPQTFTASVQGPNITYQWYLGTNAIPGATGASYTATAPGVYTVKVFIQGNTCPGEATITVVGGTSPTVQNATLTACYAAGNATFNLTSAQASISTTPGAVFTYYTTLADANAGNANTIPNPTAFPSAGGTVYVRVATGFCAKVAQLQLVKAPQMVPTIAPPAVLTCNNSQTTLDASASVYPAGATFNWTTTGGNIVSGGTTLNPVINAPGTYTLTITKVYQPGNISCTAVGTVTVTGNSAPPVTGLTASKIKICKGDSTTLTASGGATYNWGNGLTGNGNTQVVSPTVTTTYTVTAVGSNGCASQNPASITIEVSEPFTAQNATLHKCYQPGLTYNLTEAQPQITTTAGVTFTYYVNQADAIAANGNFILTPTAYTPPGGSQTIYVLVSNGGCSYVVSLQLLSTAQTTLTIAAPQTITCTNSQITINASASVVPAGSTIAWTTTGGTIVSGGNTLTPVVSAGGTYTLTVTNVSQPGNLTCTFTSTVTVQEDKVQPVAALVSSQPRICVGESVTLTASGGVTYNWGNGLTGNGNTQVVSPTTTTVYTVFAVGANGCISATPASVTVEVGPPIAGLTASKLKICEGESVTLTASGGITYNWVGLTGNGNTQIVTPTATTEYSVYALGGNGCSSVDPAKVTIQVVPAIVSTLKDVFVCAGDKGTLDAGSGPNYTYVWSTGATTQTITTNIPGTYSVTISNGVCSKTFSAQLINPDLPQFTNIFYDNHILTLTASNPTGGILEYSIDGGLTWQPSNVFTGVLNNTMYSVMVRVKGAKCGTSLDYFTFIISNAITPNMDGINDTIDFSGISGYKDFAASIFDRYGAEVFKAGKGDVIWRGSLKGINLPTGTYWYRVQWENPASKKLEQRSGWILLKNRN; encoded by the coding sequence ATGTTAAATAGGAGGAGAGGAAATTTATTTTTAGCGTTATTTTTAGCTTTCATGGGAAATTTTATTCTGGCTCAGAATAAAGGAAGGGTAGAAATTGCTGCAAAACCTAAGGCTGCTTCTTTGAGAGCCGGTGTATTTATAGATGTAAATGCACCAAGCTATCCGGAATCCGGCTATCCTATAACCCAGCTGATCAACGATGTTCTTATATCAGGAGGAACTACCTGTACCAGCTCAAGTGTAAGCAATGTAACAGTATCTCCAAACCTTTCTGCAAGTAATCAGAACCGAAGCTGGGGATATTTTAATAAATCAAATACCAACTTTCCTTTCAGTAAAGGGATTATCCTTTCTACAGGATATGCCAGTAAAGCGGGAAATGTTTTCCAGGGAACTTTAAGTGATGATCTGGGAACTGGAGGAGATGTAGACCTGGCAAACGCTTTGGGAATCGGTAATAATAACCTTACCAATGCAACGTCTATAGAATTTGACTTTGTAGCTGCTTCTACTGAAATTACTTTCAGATATTTATTCGCGTCTAAAGAATATCAGCAAAACTTTCCATGTACCATCACCGACGGTTTTGCTTTGCTGTTAAAAAAAGCGTCTGATCCTACTTATACCAATCTTGCAGTACTCCCGGGAGGAGCAGGACCTGTAAGTGTTACCAATATTCATCCGCAATACCAAAATTGCGGACCTAAGAATGAAGCCTATTATGGAGGGACCAATAATGCTCAGATTGAGACCAACTTTAATGGACGCACTATTCCATTAACTGCTCATGCAACGGTAATTCCAGGGGAAACTTATCATTTTAAAATTGTCCTTGCTGACTATCAGGATCCCAATTTTGATTCTGCGGTATTTCTTGAAGCAGGATCATTTGATATCGGAGTGAAGATTCTGGATCCGGCCGGAGTACAATTGCCTTCATCTGTTAATATGTGTGATAATACACCCCAGACTTTTACAGCTTCTGTGCAGGGCCCCAATATAACATATCAGTGGTATCTGGGAACTAATGCGATTCCGGGTGCTACAGGCGCAAGTTATACGGCAACAGCACCAGGTGTGTATACCGTTAAAGTTTTTATTCAGGGTAACACCTGTCCGGGAGAAGCTACCATTACGGTAGTTGGCGGAACATCTCCTACTGTACAGAATGCCACCCTGACAGCCTGTTATGCTGCAGGAAATGCAACTTTTAATTTAACATCAGCACAGGCTTCGATAAGCACTACTCCTGGTGCTGTGTTTACATACTATACCACATTGGCAGATGCTAATGCAGGAAACGCAAACACAATTCCCAATCCTACCGCTTTTCCGAGTGCAGGAGGTACGGTATATGTGAGAGTAGCAACCGGTTTCTGTGCAAAAGTGGCACAACTTCAACTGGTAAAAGCTCCACAGATGGTACCTACCATTGCACCGCCGGCAGTGCTTACCTGTAACAATTCTCAGACTACTCTGGATGCATCAGCCTCCGTTTATCCTGCGGGTGCAACATTTAACTGGACCACTACCGGAGGAAATATTGTTTCAGGAGGAACTACCCTGAATCCTGTTATTAATGCTCCGGGAACTTATACCTTAACCATTACAAAAGTATATCAGCCAGGAAATATCAGCTGTACAGCAGTAGGAACTGTAACCGTGACAGGAAACAGTGCTCCACCTGTTACAGGTCTTACGGCAAGCAAAATAAAAATCTGTAAAGGAGATTCCACAACACTTACCGCTTCAGGCGGGGCTACCTATAACTGGGGTAATGGCCTTACAGGAAATGGTAATACTCAGGTTGTTTCACCTACTGTGACAACCACTTATACCGTAACAGCAGTAGGATCTAACGGTTGTGCATCTCAAAATCCGGCGAGTATAACAATTGAAGTTTCAGAACCTTTTACAGCACAGAATGCAACATTACATAAATGTTACCAGCCGGGATTAACTTATAATCTTACAGAAGCCCAACCTCAGATCACTACTACAGCAGGAGTTACTTTTACTTACTATGTCAATCAGGCTGATGCCATTGCTGCTAACGGAAACTTTATTTTAACACCTACAGCTTATACACCGCCGGGAGGAAGCCAGACTATTTACGTACTCGTAAGCAACGGAGGGTGTAGTTACGTAGTATCATTGCAGTTATTAAGCACAGCTCAGACCACACTTACAATTGCTGCTCCGCAAACAATTACCTGTACAAATTCTCAGATTACTATCAATGCTTCAGCATCTGTAGTGCCTGCAGGATCTACCATTGCCTGGACAACTACCGGAGGAACTATTGTGTCCGGAGGAAATACACTGACCCCTGTTGTAAGCGCTGGTGGAACATATACTTTAACAGTTACTAATGTCTCACAACCAGGAAACCTGACCTGTACTTTTACGTCTACAGTAACCGTACAGGAAGATAAAGTGCAGCCGGTTGCTGCATTGGTTTCATCACAACCCCGTATCTGCGTTGGTGAATCTGTGACATTAACAGCATCCGGAGGGGTAACCTATAACTGGGGGAATGGCCTTACCGGAAATGGAAATACTCAGGTGGTTTCGCCTACTACAACTACAGTATATACAGTATTTGCTGTTGGAGCTAATGGATGTATTTCTGCAACACCGGCCAGTGTGACGGTTGAGGTAGGTCCGCCAATAGCAGGTCTTACAGCATCTAAATTAAAAATATGTGAAGGTGAATCCGTAACATTAACAGCTTCGGGAGGTATTACTTATAACTGGGTAGGCCTTACCGGAAATGGAAATACACAGATTGTTACACCTACAGCAACAACAGAATATTCAGTATATGCATTGGGTGGAAACGGATGTAGTTCTGTTGATCCGGCTAAAGTTACCATTCAGGTAGTTCCAGCAATCGTTTCTACTTTAAAAGATGTATTTGTGTGTGCCGGTGACAAAGGAACTCTGGATGCAGGTTCAGGGCCAAATTATACCTATGTATGGAGTACTGGGGCAACCACGCAAACCATAACAACTAATATTCCCGGGACGTATTCTGTGACAATCAGCAATGGAGTTTGTTCCAAAACTTTCTCTGCACAGCTGATCAATCCTGACCTGCCACAGTTTACGAATATTTTTTATGATAATCATATTCTCACACTTACGGCAAGTAATCCTACAGGCGGTATTCTGGAATATTCCATAGACGGCGGATTGACATGGCAGCCATCAAATGTATTTACAGGAGTTTTGAATAATACCATGTATTCTGTAATGGTAAGGGTGAAAGGGGCTAAATGCGGCACTTCATTGGATTATTTTACATTCATCATCAGCAATGCTATTACACCTAATATGGATGGCATCAATGATACTATAGATTTCTCCGGAATAAGCGGTTACAAAGATTTTGCAGCTTCTATCTTTGACAGATACGGTGCGGAGGTATTCAAAGCTGGTAAAGGTGATGTTATCTGGAGGGGATCTTTAAAAGGAATCAATCTTCCTACGGGAACATATTGGTACAGGGTACAGTGGGAAAACCCGGCCAGTAAAAAACTGGAACAGCGCTCAGGATGGATTCTTCTCAAAAACAGAAACTAG
- a CDS encoding cell division protein FtsX gives MAKSVDEFNKKRLRSSNITVVISIALVLFLLGLMGLILINAQKYSDYIKEQLVVNAYFDENYDAKDSVKIAKLEEETFKKVQLLAPVKKATYISRDMAAKEAKKSMGIDSDALFEENIFPSSIEVALKPEFVDPAKIDEAIKEIKSVPGIVDVKNDSTLMVDVYNNLSRILKWILGFSILFLILAVVLINNSIRLKIFSKRFIIKTMQLVGAKRRFILKPFIVEAIILGAIGSVIGLLALGGVWYYFTSQIGSAFVQDNNQYFWLIILVLGVGIFISVLSTIFATWRFLKSNVDDLYYS, from the coding sequence ATGGCTAAATCTGTAGATGAGTTTAATAAGAAAAGGCTTCGGTCCAGCAATATTACAGTAGTGATAAGTATTGCCTTAGTGTTATTTTTGTTAGGATTAATGGGGCTTATTCTGATCAATGCCCAGAAGTATTCTGACTATATCAAAGAACAATTGGTGGTGAACGCCTATTTTGATGAAAACTATGATGCTAAAGATTCTGTAAAAATTGCAAAACTTGAGGAAGAAACTTTTAAAAAGGTACAGTTATTAGCTCCTGTAAAAAAAGCAACCTATATTTCAAGAGATATGGCGGCAAAAGAAGCCAAGAAAAGTATGGGAATCGACAGTGATGCATTGTTCGAGGAAAATATTTTCCCTTCTTCTATTGAAGTTGCTTTAAAACCGGAATTCGTAGATCCTGCCAAAATTGATGAAGCAATTAAAGAGATCAAGTCTGTTCCGGGAATTGTTGATGTTAAGAATGACAGCACTTTGATGGTGGATGTGTACAATAACCTGAGCAGAATCTTAAAATGGATCCTAGGATTTTCAATTTTGTTCCTGATATTGGCCGTTGTATTAATCAACAACTCAATCCGTCTGAAAATATTCTCGAAGAGATTTATTATTAAAACAATGCAGCTGGTAGGGGCGAAAAGAAGATTTATCCTTAAACCTTTCATTGTGGAAGCTATTATCTTAGGAGCTATCGGCTCTGTAATAGGTCTTCTTGCTCTTGGAGGAGTCTGGTATTATTTTACAAGCCAGATTGGCTCTGCCTTTGTACAGGACAACAATCAGTATTTCTGGTTGATCATCCTGGTGCTTGGAGTAGGAATTTTTATTTCTGTCTTAAGTACGATTTTCGCTACATGGAGATTCTTAAAATCAAACGTTGACGATTTATATTACTCTTAA
- a CDS encoding DUF3098 domain-containing protein: MRKKTNKFSASDFGREAEVPQENAFYFGQQNFKWMLIGLAFIVVGFLLMMGPDANTVDGKFDPNSWNDDIFSIRRIRIAPLFVVIGFVIEVYAILKRK, translated from the coding sequence ATGAGGAAAAAAACAAATAAATTTTCCGCTTCAGACTTTGGACGTGAAGCTGAAGTGCCACAGGAAAACGCTTTCTATTTCGGGCAGCAGAATTTCAAATGGATGCTGATAGGGCTTGCATTTATTGTAGTAGGATTTCTACTGATGATGGGGCCTGATGCTAATACAGTAGATGGAAAATTTGATCCGAACTCATGGAATGACGATATCTTTTCTATCAGAAGAATCAGGATAGCGCCTCTGTTTGTCGTAATCGGTTTTGTAATAGAAGTGTACGCAATCTTAAAAAGAAAATAA
- a CDS encoding T9SS C-terminal target domain-containing protein, with protein sequence MRRYLPLCLFFLVISTFLFSQTPLPRKSVKEPSTALSRRAGAFIDVNAPQYIESTYAIDKMVKDVLISSGTNTCLTPNVTNVKITPNHAASNADRAWGYFHKATTNFPFKDGLILSTGYARKAGNGLEGNTLSDINGGGSDPDLAQVIGVVENRLNDAVLLEFDFVPTTSQIKFNYLIASEEYTGSFPCTFADAFAILLKPTSGGPYVNMAVLPGGAGPVSITNIHPAIGSSCGAVNEQYFGGYNTANIETNFQGRTVPLTATATVVAGQEYHFKMVIADYSDHSYDSAVFLEGGSFNIGVDLLDSAGTKLPSDINVCDNVPQVITASVSDPNLVYQWYYNGAPVPNATTNTITAIQPGTYTIEVSVPGNPCPGKASIEIHGGTTPQAQDATLLLCTTPDITTFDLSTITSTISPTPGAIFKFYENQADAVAQNNNYIQTPLNYNGNDGQILYVLVSNGGFCSKIVELKLLKEVTPTAKVKASRIKICPGESVTLTAEGGDTYLWSNFMGTGNMQTVTLYQTTTFTVYAIGTKGCKSLNPATIRIEVTPEITSPLKDVEMCVGDTVTLDAGAGQGFKYLWSTGATTQKIDVTQWGIYSVEVDNGICKKVFEAKVMGAATPFVTALNYESIKKTVTITAENPPMNNTPSTLEYSLDGGITWQASNVFSNLLDNTNYTVLVRRVGTHCVGSLEFFTLQINNIITPNEDGINDVLDLKALGDFKNFTGSVYDRYGVEMFRFSKENPIWDGTVGGKRLPTATYWYKFQFEYPKSKAQMNWSGWIMLKNRN encoded by the coding sequence ATGAGAAGATATCTACCGCTTTGTTTATTTTTTTTAGTCATCTCGACTTTTTTATTTTCCCAGACCCCGTTACCCAGAAAGAGTGTAAAGGAACCCAGTACAGCACTGTCAAGAAGAGCAGGCGCTTTTATTGATGTAAATGCCCCGCAATATATTGAAAGTACTTATGCTATTGATAAAATGGTAAAAGATGTACTGATCTCATCCGGAACCAATACGTGTCTGACACCTAATGTAACCAATGTGAAGATTACTCCAAACCATGCCGCAAGTAATGCAGACAGAGCATGGGGATATTTTCATAAAGCAACAACCAATTTCCCTTTTAAGGATGGTCTTATTCTTTCTACCGGATATGCAAGAAAGGCAGGAAATGGCCTTGAAGGCAATACGCTTAGTGACATTAATGGTGGAGGTTCAGACCCTGATCTTGCGCAGGTAATCGGAGTAGTGGAAAACAGACTTAATGATGCTGTTCTTCTGGAATTTGACTTTGTTCCTACAACCTCTCAGATTAAATTTAATTACCTGATTGCGTCTGAAGAATACACCGGTTCATTCCCTTGTACGTTTGCTGATGCTTTTGCTATATTATTGAAACCTACATCAGGTGGACCTTATGTGAATATGGCTGTACTACCTGGTGGTGCAGGACCGGTAAGTATTACAAATATCCACCCGGCAATCGGATCCAGCTGTGGTGCAGTAAACGAACAGTATTTTGGAGGGTACAATACTGCGAATATTGAAACAAATTTTCAAGGAAGAACAGTTCCTTTAACAGCAACAGCAACTGTAGTCGCAGGGCAGGAATATCACTTCAAAATGGTAATTGCCGATTACAGTGACCACAGTTATGACTCTGCAGTATTCCTTGAAGGAGGATCTTTTAATATTGGAGTAGATCTTTTAGATTCAGCAGGAACAAAATTACCTTCAGATATCAATGTATGTGATAATGTGCCTCAGGTAATTACAGCTTCTGTAAGTGACCCTAACCTTGTTTACCAATGGTATTATAATGGTGCACCGGTACCAAATGCCACTACCAATACCATTACAGCAATACAGCCAGGTACCTATACAATTGAAGTAAGTGTTCCTGGTAACCCATGTCCGGGAAAAGCATCAATAGAAATTCACGGAGGAACAACTCCTCAGGCTCAGGATGCTACATTGCTGCTGTGTACCACACCGGATATTACTACTTTTGACCTAAGTACAATTACATCCACGATAAGCCCGACACCGGGAGCCATCTTTAAGTTTTACGAAAACCAGGCGGATGCAGTTGCCCAGAATAATAATTATATTCAGACGCCATTGAATTATAATGGTAATGATGGACAAATTCTATATGTACTTGTTTCCAACGGAGGATTCTGTAGTAAAATAGTTGAATTGAAATTACTGAAAGAAGTTACGCCTACAGCGAAAGTAAAAGCTTCCAGAATAAAAATCTGTCCGGGAGAATCTGTAACCCTTACTGCTGAAGGAGGAGATACTTATCTGTGGAGCAATTTCATGGGAACTGGTAATATGCAGACGGTTACTCTATACCAGACAACAACATTTACAGTATATGCAATTGGAACAAAAGGATGTAAATCTCTGAACCCGGCAACCATAAGAATTGAAGTTACACCGGAAATCACCTCACCATTAAAAGATGTTGAAATGTGTGTAGGAGATACTGTAACCCTTGATGCAGGAGCAGGACAAGGTTTCAAATACCTTTGGAGTACAGGGGCAACAACACAGAAAATTGATGTAACTCAATGGGGGATCTACAGCGTGGAAGTTGATAACGGTATCTGTAAAAAAGTCTTTGAAGCTAAAGTAATGGGAGCAGCTACTCCTTTTGTTACTGCCTTAAATTATGAAAGCATCAAGAAAACAGTAACCATCACTGCTGAAAATCCGCCAATGAACAATACACCAAGCACTTTGGAATATTCTCTTGATGGTGGTATCACATGGCAGGCTTCCAACGTATTCAGCAACCTTTTAGATAATACAAACTATACTGTTTTAGTAAGAAGAGTAGGCACACACTGCGTTGGATCTCTTGAATTCTTTACTTTACAGATTAATAATATTATTACTCCAAACGAAGACGGAATCAATGATGTACTGGATCTTAAAGCTCTTGGAGACTTTAAAAACTTTACAGGTTCTGTATATGACAGATATGGAGTAGAAATGTTCAGGTTCTCAAAAGAAAATCCTATCTGGGACGGAACCGTAGGAGGTAAGAGACTTCCGACAGCAACATACTGGTATAAGTTCCAGTTTGAGTATCCAAAATCAAAAGCTCAGATGAACTGGTCAGGATGGATCATGCTGAAGAACAGAAACTAA
- the rsmA gene encoding 16S rRNA (adenine(1518)-N(6)/adenine(1519)-N(6))-dimethyltransferase RsmA: MSVKAKKHLGQHFLTDENIARKIVEGLSFENYNNIMEVGPGMGVLTKYLLEKDQNIYLAEIDTESIEYLKNNYTKVTEETFVGDFLKQDFNFIKEDQIAIIGNFPYNISSQILFQIVDHYQLIPEMVGMFQKEVAERTAAVPRTKDYGILSVLIQAYYDVSYMFTVHENVFNPPPKVKSGVIRLTRNPKEGLAGNEVLFKQIVKAGFNQRRKKLSNALKILNTPEALKGHEFLDKRAEELSVADFIHFANLWKENQ, encoded by the coding sequence TTGAGTGTAAAAGCAAAAAAACATCTGGGGCAGCACTTCCTGACAGATGAAAACATCGCAAGGAAAATCGTAGAAGGCCTTAGTTTTGAGAACTATAATAATATCATGGAAGTGGGTCCCGGAATGGGCGTTCTTACTAAATATCTTCTTGAAAAGGATCAGAACATCTACCTTGCAGAAATCGATACGGAATCTATCGAATACCTGAAAAATAATTATACAAAGGTTACAGAAGAAACTTTTGTAGGAGATTTCCTGAAGCAGGATTTCAACTTCATTAAGGAGGATCAGATTGCCATCATCGGTAATTTCCCTTATAATATTTCTTCCCAGATTCTGTTTCAGATTGTGGATCATTATCAGCTGATTCCGGAAATGGTAGGAATGTTCCAGAAAGAGGTAGCGGAAAGAACCGCTGCCGTTCCTAGAACTAAAGATTACGGTATTCTTTCAGTTTTGATACAGGCTTATTATGATGTATCGTATATGTTTACCGTACATGAGAATGTCTTCAATCCGCCACCAAAGGTAAAATCAGGAGTCATCAGACTTACAAGAAATCCGAAGGAAGGCCTTGCAGGGAACGAAGTTCTTTTTAAACAGATTGTAAAAGCAGGATTCAATCAAAGGAGAAAAAAGCTTTCCAATGCTTTGAAAATACTAAACACTCCTGAAGCTTTAAAAGGTCATGAATTTCTTGACAAAAGAGCTGAAGAACTTAGTGTTGCAGATTTTATACACTTTGCTAATCTCTGGAAAGAAAATCAGTAA